From uncultured Roseateles sp., the proteins below share one genomic window:
- the ald gene encoding alanine dehydrogenase: protein MLIGVPKEIKNHEYRVGMTPGSVREAVTHGHEVLVQTGAGTGISAGDADYRAAGARIADTAADVWAQAEMIVKVKEPQAVERAQLRASQTLFTYLHLAPDPEQTKDLVASGAICIAYETVTAANGGLPLLAPMSEVAGRMSIQAGASCLERSKGGRGLLLGGVPGVEAGKVLILGGGVVGSNAAIMAIGLGAQVVVIDRSVDVLRRLVAQFGTRIQTAVSTRDSIERHLADSDLVIGGVLIPGASAPKLVSKAMLKLMRPGAVIVDVAIDQGGCFETSRATTHAEPTYEVDGIVHYCVANMPGGVPRTSTMALNNVTLPFILELAGKGTRQALMDNKHLRAGLNVAGGKVTNAEVAHALGYEAVDALAWLKG, encoded by the coding sequence ATGCTGATAGGCGTACCCAAGGAAATCAAGAACCACGAATACCGCGTCGGCATGACGCCGGGCTCGGTGCGCGAGGCCGTGACCCATGGCCATGAGGTGCTGGTGCAGACCGGTGCCGGCACAGGCATCAGTGCCGGCGATGCCGACTACCGGGCTGCCGGCGCGCGCATTGCCGACACGGCGGCCGATGTCTGGGCGCAGGCGGAGATGATCGTCAAGGTCAAGGAGCCTCAGGCGGTGGAGCGGGCGCAGCTGCGGGCCAGCCAGACCCTGTTCACCTATCTGCACCTGGCCCCCGACCCCGAGCAGACCAAGGACCTGGTGGCCAGCGGCGCCATCTGCATTGCCTACGAGACCGTCACCGCGGCCAATGGCGGCCTGCCGCTGCTGGCGCCCATGTCCGAGGTGGCCGGCCGCATGTCCATCCAGGCCGGGGCCTCCTGCCTGGAGCGTTCCAAGGGTGGGCGCGGCCTCTTGCTCGGCGGCGTGCCGGGCGTGGAGGCTGGCAAGGTGCTGATACTGGGCGGCGGCGTGGTCGGCTCCAATGCCGCCATCATGGCCATAGGCCTGGGGGCCCAGGTGGTGGTCATAGACCGCTCGGTCGATGTGCTGCGCCGCCTGGTGGCGCAGTTCGGCACCCGCATCCAGACGGCGGTGTCCACGCGCGACAGCATCGAGCGCCACCTGGCCGACAGCGATCTGGTCATCGGCGGTGTGCTGATTCCCGGCGCCTCGGCGCCCAAGCTGGTCAGCAAGGCCATGCTCAAGCTGATGCGGCCCGGCGCGGTGATCGTCGACGTGGCCATCGACCAGGGCGGCTGCTTCGAGACCTCGCGCGCCACCACCCACGCCGAGCCGACCTACGAGGTGGACGGCATCGTCCACTACTGCGTGGCCAATATGCCCGGCGGCGTGCCGCGCACCTCGACGATGGCGCTGAACAACGTCACCTTGCCCTTCATCCTGGAGCTGGCCGGCAAGGGCACGCGCCAGGCCCTGATGGACAACAAGCATCTGCGCGCCGGCCTGAATGTGGCCGGTGGCAAGGTGACGAACGCCGAGGTGGCCCATGCGCTGGGCTATGAGGCGGTGGATGCGCTGGCCTGGCTGAAAGGCTGA
- a CDS encoding LysE family translocator codes for MTELLPLMTYCMVMSGTPGPNNMMLTASGANFGYRGALPQILGISSGVFVQTLLTCLGLGSVFAAYPTAHSVLRVAGSLYLIFLAWKLSGARIGEAQAPRPATYIQGALFQAVNPKSWVRAITIASVFMPPGMDALPGALLVAVVSLMVGFPCISMWALFGVAIRRLLTDPRKQRIFNLTMGAALVVLALMFLR; via the coding sequence ATGACCGAGTTGCTGCCCCTGATGACCTACTGCATGGTGATGTCGGGCACGCCCGGCCCCAACAATATGATGCTCACCGCCTCGGGTGCCAACTTCGGCTACCGCGGCGCACTGCCGCAGATCCTGGGCATCAGCAGCGGCGTGTTCGTGCAGACCCTGCTCACCTGCCTCGGCCTGGGCAGCGTGTTCGCGGCCTACCCGACGGCACACAGCGTGCTGCGGGTGGCGGGTTCGCTGTACCTGATCTTCCTGGCCTGGAAGCTCAGCGGCGCGCGCATCGGCGAGGCCCAGGCACCACGCCCGGCCACCTACATCCAGGGCGCCCTGTTCCAGGCCGTCAACCCGAAGAGCTGGGTGCGCGCCATCACCATTGCCTCGGTCTTCATGCCCCCGGGCATGGACGCACTGCCCGGTGCCCTGCTGGTGGCCGTGGTCAGCCTGATGGTGGGCTTTCCCTGCATCTCGATGTGGGCGCTGTTCGGCGTGGCCATACGCCGCCTGCTGACCGACCCGCGCAAGCAGCGCATCTTCAACCTGACCATGGGCGCCGCGCTGGTGGTGCTGGCGCTGATGTTTCTGCGCTAA
- a CDS encoding PEP-CTERM sorting domain-containing protein — protein MSRPCFKPVAVALLLLGATLAAQAAVVTVLPSDASWTSSGNTGGGSSAITGSAPHLGNGSVELHGDRTRFQKAASDLGLLNNVLSLTFDWSIAMGSTSNLSPDYTPALRLLVVDGAQFSELIWEGAYNGTYGNTTKGQWYSSGASDKFYRFVSGGPGLTLDQGAQVNLSITDWAGKASSGGNQWYSDSARVYALSLGAGSSVGSGYQAYADNVTYTTTAGSTSYNFEVDAGTVPEPASLALVGLALAGAAVAGRKTRR, from the coding sequence ATGTCGAGACCATGTTTCAAGCCGGTGGCCGTGGCCCTGTTGCTGCTGGGCGCCACCTTGGCTGCGCAGGCAGCCGTCGTGACCGTTCTCCCCAGTGATGCCAGCTGGACCTCCTCGGGCAATACCGGGGGCGGCAGCAGTGCCATCACCGGCAGCGCGCCACATCTGGGCAATGGCTCGGTCGAATTGCACGGCGATCGCACCCGCTTCCAGAAGGCCGCCAGCGATCTGGGCCTGCTCAACAACGTGCTGAGCCTGACCTTCGACTGGTCGATTGCCATGGGCAGCACGTCCAATCTCAGCCCCGACTACACGCCAGCCCTGCGCCTGCTTGTGGTAGACGGCGCTCAGTTCAGCGAGCTGATCTGGGAGGGGGCCTACAACGGCACCTATGGCAACACCACCAAGGGTCAGTGGTACTCCAGCGGAGCCAGCGACAAGTTCTACCGTTTTGTGAGCGGCGGCCCCGGCCTCACCCTCGATCAAGGCGCCCAGGTCAATCTGTCCATCACGGACTGGGCTGGCAAGGCCAGTTCGGGCGGCAACCAGTGGTACAGCGACAGCGCCCGCGTCTATGCGCTCAGCCTGGGTGCCGGCTCCAGCGTGGGCTCGGGCTATCAGGCCTATGCCGACAACGTGACCTACACCACCACCGCCGGCAGCACCAGCTACAACTTCGAGGTGGACGCGGGCACCGTGCCCGAGCCAGCCAGTCTGGCCCTGGTGGGGCTTGCACTGGCCGGAGCAGCGGTCGCAGGCCGCAAGACCCGCCGCTGA
- a CDS encoding heavy metal translocating P-type ATPase: MPTAPATARPLSTDFQLQIGGMTCASCVLRVEKALLKVPGVAAASVNLATERATVQAGPEVALDALTAAIAKAGYEASVYQDSPPAVEGSDAPVDEVLHLPEWWHVALAGILTLPLVLPMLLSPLGIEWMLGGSWQLALATPVQFWLGGRFYIAGFKAVRAGAGNMDLLVALGTSAAYGLSVYLLLRHAGHGMTHLYFEASAAVITLVLLGKWLEARAKRQTTAALRALNALRPSTARVRRGEQELDLPIAQVRIGDLVLVRPGERIAVDGQVLEGRSHVDEALITGESLPVAKEPGGRVSGGALNGEGALLVKTLAVGAETTLGRIIRLVESAQAAKAPIQRIVDRVSAVFVPVVLGLALLTLLGWIVYNGDWEQALVNAVSVLVIACPCALGLATPTAIMVGTGVAASHGILIKDAQALELAHAVTTVAFDKTGTLTEGHPRLSHLQVAEDQTDRELLMLAAALQRHSEHPLARAVTTRAQADGLQPHEAQDLQALPGRGLQGRVDGRLLSLGSDRLAQELHATPTAALTEAAKRLQEQGQSVSWLIEQTAEGHRVLGLLAFGDTLKPSAAKAVARLHALGIATVMLSGDNLGAASAVARELGIQTVRAPVLPADKAAAVQALRAQGQIVAMVGDGINDAPALAAADVGIAMASGTDVAMETAAITLMRGDPRLVAEAIHVSRRTYAKIKQNLFWAFAYNVVGIPLAALGLLSPVIAGAAMAFSSVSVVSNALLLKRWKPESDNRD, from the coding sequence ATGCCCACCGCACCTGCCACAGCCCGCCCCCTCTCGACAGACTTCCAGCTGCAGATCGGCGGCATGACCTGCGCCTCTTGTGTGTTGCGGGTGGAGAAAGCGCTGTTGAAGGTGCCCGGCGTGGCCGCGGCCAGCGTCAATCTGGCCACCGAGCGAGCCACTGTGCAGGCCGGGCCCGAGGTGGCCCTTGACGCGCTGACGGCGGCCATCGCCAAGGCCGGCTACGAGGCCAGCGTCTACCAGGACAGCCCGCCCGCAGTCGAGGGCAGCGACGCGCCCGTCGACGAGGTCCTGCACCTGCCCGAATGGTGGCATGTGGCCCTGGCCGGCATCCTGACCCTGCCACTGGTACTGCCGATGCTGCTGAGCCCGCTGGGCATTGAGTGGATGCTGGGTGGTAGCTGGCAACTGGCCCTGGCCACGCCAGTGCAGTTCTGGTTGGGCGGGCGCTTCTACATCGCCGGTTTCAAGGCGGTGCGCGCTGGCGCCGGCAATATGGACCTGCTGGTGGCGCTGGGCACCTCGGCGGCCTATGGCCTGTCGGTCTATCTGTTGCTGCGCCATGCCGGCCATGGCATGACGCATCTCTACTTCGAAGCCTCGGCCGCCGTCATCACCCTGGTGCTGCTGGGCAAATGGCTGGAGGCCCGCGCCAAGCGCCAGACCACGGCGGCGCTTCGCGCGCTGAATGCACTGCGGCCCAGCACGGCCAGGGTGCGCCGCGGCGAGCAGGAGCTGGACCTGCCGATCGCCCAGGTGCGCATCGGCGACCTGGTGCTGGTGCGGCCCGGCGAGCGCATTGCCGTCGACGGCCAGGTGCTGGAAGGCCGCAGCCACGTGGACGAAGCGCTGATCACCGGCGAGAGCCTGCCGGTGGCCAAGGAGCCCGGTGGCCGCGTCAGCGGCGGTGCGCTGAACGGCGAGGGTGCGCTGCTAGTGAAGACGCTGGCCGTGGGTGCCGAAACGACGCTGGGCCGCATCATCCGCCTGGTCGAGTCGGCCCAGGCGGCCAAGGCGCCGATACAGCGCATCGTCGATCGCGTCAGTGCCGTCTTCGTGCCGGTGGTGCTGGGCCTGGCCCTGCTGACCCTGCTGGGCTGGATTGTCTACAACGGTGACTGGGAGCAGGCCCTGGTCAACGCCGTCTCGGTGCTGGTCATCGCCTGCCCCTGCGCGCTGGGCCTGGCCACGCCGACGGCCATCATGGTGGGCACCGGCGTGGCCGCCAGCCACGGCATCCTGATCAAGGACGCCCAGGCGCTGGAGCTGGCCCATGCAGTGACCACCGTGGCCTTCGACAAGACCGGCACCTTGACCGAAGGCCATCCGCGCCTGAGCCATCTGCAGGTCGCCGAGGACCAGACCGACCGTGAGTTGCTGATGCTGGCCGCCGCGCTGCAACGCCATAGCGAACACCCCTTGGCCCGCGCCGTGACGACACGCGCCCAGGCCGATGGCCTGCAGCCGCACGAAGCCCAGGATCTGCAGGCCCTGCCCGGCCGTGGCCTGCAGGGGCGGGTCGATGGCCGCCTGCTGAGCCTGGGCAGCGACCGACTGGCGCAAGAGCTGCACGCCACACCTACCGCAGCGCTGACCGAGGCCGCCAAGCGGCTGCAGGAACAGGGTCAAAGCGTGTCCTGGCTGATCGAGCAGACGGCCGAAGGCCATCGCGTCCTGGGCCTGCTGGCCTTTGGCGACACCCTCAAGCCCAGCGCCGCCAAGGCCGTGGCCCGCCTGCATGCCCTGGGCATTGCCACCGTGATGCTGAGCGGTGACAACCTCGGCGCCGCCAGCGCCGTGGCCAGGGAGCTAGGCATACAGACGGTGCGTGCGCCGGTGCTGCCGGCCGACAAGGCCGCCGCCGTGCAGGCACTGCGCGCCCAGGGCCAGATCGTGGCCATGGTCGGCGACGGCATCAATGACGCGCCGGCCCTGGCCGCCGCCGATGTGGGCATCGCCATGGCCAGCGGCACCGATGTAGCAATGGAAACCGCCGCCATCACCCTGATGCGCGGCGACCCGCGCCTGGTGGCCGAGGCCATCCATGTCTCGCGCCGAACCTACGCCAAGATCAAGCAGAACCTGTTCTGGGCTTTCGCCTACAACGTGGTCGGCATACCGCTGGCCGCCCTGGGCCTGCTGAGCCCGGTGATCGCCGGTGCGGCCATGGCCTTCAGCAGCGTCAGTGTCGTCAGCAACGCCTTGCTGCTGAAGCGCTGGAAACCCGAGTCAGACAACCGCGATTGA
- the cueR gene encoding Cu(I)-responsive transcriptional regulator gives MTIGAASKASGVSAKMIRHYEQVGLLPGPTRSEAGYRLFTPAEVHVLRFIRQARDLGFSIAQIGELVGLWQDRKRPSRQVKALAQAHIQELEQKIEELLAMKATLAHLAHCCHGDDRPDCPILDQLSGKQALSGDAPG, from the coding sequence ATCACCATAGGTGCCGCCTCCAAGGCCTCGGGCGTTTCGGCCAAGATGATCCGCCACTACGAGCAGGTCGGCCTGCTGCCAGGCCCGACACGCAGCGAGGCCGGCTACCGGCTGTTCACACCGGCCGAGGTGCACGTGCTGCGCTTCATACGTCAGGCCCGCGATCTGGGCTTCTCGATTGCCCAGATCGGCGAGCTGGTGGGCCTGTGGCAGGACCGCAAGCGCCCCAGCCGCCAGGTCAAGGCGCTGGCCCAGGCCCATATCCAGGAGCTGGAGCAGAAGATCGAGGAACTGCTGGCCATGAAGGCGACACTGGCGCACCTGGCCCACTGCTGCCATGGCGACGACAGGCCGGACTGCCCTATCCTGGACCAGCTGTCCGGCAAGCAAGCGCTCAGCGGCGACGCGCCAGGCTGA
- the purU gene encoding formyltetrahydrofolate deformylase, protein MTTTKPRFILKLSCPDQAGIVHAVSAYLLERGGNIITSAQHGDPDHRRFFMRIEFECDYASQDAAGLKQGFEALATRLQMDWTLVAKEAKARVVIMVSKLGHCLNDLLFRWQTGHLPVEIVAIISNHRDFYQLAASHNIPFHHLPLLNSTAEQKAAQEAKVREVLTEQQVDLVVLARYMQVLSQELCQFLAGRAINIHHSFLPSFKGAKPYHQAHERGVKLIGATAHYVTSDLDEGPIIEQEVARIDHSMAPEQLVSIGRDTECVTLARAIQWHAEHRVLMNGKRTVVFR, encoded by the coding sequence ATGACCACCACCAAGCCCCGCTTCATCCTCAAACTCAGCTGCCCCGACCAGGCAGGCATCGTCCATGCCGTCAGCGCCTATCTGCTCGAGCGTGGCGGCAACATCATCACCTCGGCCCAGCATGGCGATCCGGACCACCGGCGCTTCTTCATGCGCATCGAGTTCGAATGCGACTATGCGTCACAGGACGCGGCTGGCCTGAAGCAGGGCTTCGAAGCGCTGGCCACGCGGCTGCAGATGGACTGGACCCTGGTCGCCAAGGAGGCCAAGGCAAGGGTGGTGATCATGGTCTCCAAGCTCGGCCACTGCCTCAACGATCTGCTGTTCCGCTGGCAGACCGGCCATCTGCCGGTGGAGATCGTTGCCATCATCTCCAACCACCGCGACTTCTACCAGCTCGCCGCCTCGCACAATATTCCCTTCCACCACCTGCCGCTGCTGAACAGCACGGCCGAGCAGAAGGCGGCCCAGGAGGCCAAGGTGCGGGAGGTACTCACCGAGCAGCAGGTGGATCTGGTGGTGCTGGCGCGATACATGCAAGTGCTGTCCCAGGAGCTGTGCCAGTTTCTGGCCGGCCGGGCGATCAATATCCACCACTCCTTTCTGCCCAGCTTCAAGGGCGCCAAGCCCTACCACCAGGCCCATGAGCGCGGCGTCAAGCTGATCGGTGCCACCGCCCACTACGTGACCTCGGACCTGGACGAGGGCCCCATCATCGAGCAGGAAGTGGCCCGCATCGACCACAGCATGGCGCCCGAGCAATTGGTCTCCATAGGCCGGGACACCGAGTGCGTGACACTGGCGCGGGCGATCCAGTGGCATGCCGAACACCGGGTGCTGATGAACGGCAAAAGGACCGTGGTCTTCCGTTGA
- a CDS encoding lipoprotein-releasing ABC transporter permease subunit, which produces MNWPYELQIGWRYARAGRGGRRTRFVSFISAVSVLGIALGVAALIIVLSVINGFQKEVRERMLAVIAHVEVTSADLTALPDWRATVARAKQNPAVLEAAPFVAAQTLIGRGEDLRGTLVRGIVPAEEAKVSALAARLSGMLARLQPGQQGIVLGAELARTLSVREGDKVTLVAPGGQATAAGFVPRLTPFTVVGVFDAGHFQYDSGLALMHIDDAAPLFRVAGPNGVQFKLSDAELAQAVGDQLHASLGPGLRVSDWTQANRIWFEALPYQKRMLSLILTLIVAVAAFNLVSTLVMTVTDKQADIAILRTLGASPRSIMAIFMMQGAVSGVIGTLSGVGLGLLISFNVGAIVPAIERVLGASLLSPSIYLIDHMPSDPQQADVLPIAITSLLLAFAATLYPAWRASRVQPAEALRYE; this is translated from the coding sequence ATGAACTGGCCTTACGAATTGCAGATCGGCTGGCGCTATGCCCGCGCAGGCCGTGGCGGGCGACGCACGCGTTTCGTGTCCTTCATCTCGGCGGTGTCGGTGCTGGGCATTGCGCTGGGCGTGGCGGCGCTGATCATCGTGCTGTCGGTGATCAATGGCTTCCAGAAGGAGGTGCGCGAGCGCATGCTGGCGGTGATCGCCCACGTCGAGGTCACCTCGGCCGACCTGACCGCCTTGCCCGATTGGCGGGCCACGGTGGCCCGCGCCAAGCAGAACCCGGCGGTGCTGGAGGCAGCCCCCTTTGTGGCCGCACAGACCCTGATCGGCCGTGGCGAGGACCTGCGGGGCACCCTGGTGCGCGGCATCGTCCCTGCCGAGGAGGCGAAGGTCTCGGCGCTGGCCGCGCGGCTGAGTGGCATGTTGGCCAGGCTGCAGCCCGGCCAGCAGGGCATCGTGCTCGGCGCCGAGCTGGCGCGGACCTTGAGCGTGCGCGAGGGCGACAAGGTCACTCTGGTGGCACCGGGCGGCCAGGCCACGGCAGCCGGCTTTGTGCCGCGGCTGACACCGTTCACTGTGGTAGGCGTGTTCGATGCCGGCCACTTCCAGTACGACAGCGGCCTGGCCTTGATGCATATCGACGATGCGGCCCCGCTGTTCCGCGTTGCCGGGCCCAACGGCGTGCAGTTCAAGCTCAGCGATGCCGAGCTGGCGCAAGCTGTCGGTGACCAGTTGCACGCCAGTCTGGGCCCGGGCCTGCGTGTCAGCGACTGGACGCAAGCCAACCGCATCTGGTTCGAGGCCCTGCCTTACCAGAAGCGCATGCTGTCGCTGATCTTGACCCTGATCGTCGCGGTGGCGGCCTTCAATCTGGTGTCCACCCTGGTGATGACGGTGACCGACAAGCAGGCCGACATCGCCATCCTGCGCACCCTGGGCGCCAGCCCCCGCTCCATCATGGCAATCTTCATGATGCAGGGGGCGGTGTCGGGGGTGATAGGCACGCTGTCCGGCGTGGGTCTCGGGCTCTTGATCTCGTTCAATGTCGGCGCCATCGTGCCGGCCATCGAGCGGGTGCTGGGCGCCAGCCTGCTGTCACCCAGCATCTATCTGATCGATCACATGCCCAGCGATCCGCAGCAGGCCGATGTGCTGCCCATCGCCATCACCTCGCTGCTGCTGGCCTTTGCGGCCACGCTGTACCCGGCCTGGCGGGCCAGCCGCGTGCAGCCGGCCGAGGCCTTGCGCTACGAGTGA
- a CDS encoding TatD family hydrolase yields MFTDSHVHLDAPEFDADRDEVVRRAVQAGVTQMVIPAVARSNFDTVRELAHRHGFSYALGIHPLYTGRATDDDLVQLEAALLAHRHDPRLVAVGEIGLDYFVPGLDPGRQERFYAMQLQLAKRFELPVILHVRRSADQLLKHLRRIKVAGGIAHAFNGSDQQAQAFVELGFRLGFGGTLTFERSLQIRRLATDLPETALVLETDAPDIPPHWLYKTAEQRAAGQSSRNEPGELPRIGQQLAELRGWSLEQTAAITSANVRAALPRLAALV; encoded by the coding sequence ATGTTTACAGACAGCCACGTCCACCTCGACGCGCCGGAATTCGATGCCGACCGCGACGAGGTGGTGCGTCGGGCCGTGCAGGCCGGCGTCACGCAGATGGTGATTCCGGCCGTAGCGCGCAGCAACTTCGACACCGTGCGCGAGCTGGCCCACCGCCATGGGTTCAGCTACGCGCTGGGCATACACCCGCTGTACACCGGCCGCGCGACCGACGACGACCTGGTGCAGCTGGAGGCTGCCCTGCTGGCTCATCGCCACGACCCGCGGCTGGTGGCCGTTGGCGAGATCGGGCTGGACTACTTTGTGCCCGGCCTGGACCCCGGCCGCCAGGAGCGCTTCTACGCCATGCAGCTGCAGCTGGCCAAGCGCTTCGAGCTGCCGGTGATCTTGCATGTGCGGCGCAGTGCCGATCAGCTGCTCAAGCATCTGCGGCGCATCAAGGTGGCCGGCGGCATTGCCCATGCGTTCAATGGCAGCGACCAGCAGGCCCAGGCCTTTGTCGAGCTGGGCTTCAGGCTGGGCTTCGGCGGCACCCTGACCTTCGAGCGCTCGCTGCAGATCCGCCGCCTGGCCACAGATCTGCCCGAGACCGCCCTGGTGCTGGAGACTGACGCACCTGACATCCCGCCGCATTGGCTGTACAAGACCGCCGAGCAGCGCGCCGCGGGCCAGAGCAGTCGCAACGAACCGGGCGAGCTGCCGCGCATAGGCCAGCAGCTGGCCGAGCTGCGCGGCTGGAGCCTGGAGCAGACGGCGGCCATCACCAGCGCCAATGTGCGTGCGGCGCTGCCGCGCCTGGCGGCTCTGGTCTGA
- a CDS encoding PLP-dependent aminotransferase family protein — protein MFALDRSSSTALADQIEARLRELIVEGRLPTGSRLPSIRQLAAQLAVSPNTVVAAYDRLVAAGLIDSRGTAGFFVCESRGAAPDPVALEAGEEQEGIWLAQQANDQRAGMLLASSGALPPAWLEDAVPAAAVQRGLARSTAGMASRCPPQGLPELRERLALMLRGLGIAVDAGRILTTYGGTHAIDLICRAFLQPGDTVLVEDPGYFLMFDRLRQDGLRIIPVRRRPDGLDLDGLEAACREHRPRLLFIQPVLHNPTGWSSSPANLHKVLMLAHQYGFLIAEDDVQGHFHPGHATRLAALSGLDRVIYYSSFCKALSPALRIGYVAADPALLKPLLRAKIYSVLTTPALNEYVLLEVLMAGRWRKHLERLNAKLLGARNSSARQLTEAGIRLDHPGEGGLFLWGEVPEGVELDLLVQDAYRNQILLARGATFSASSQASTHLRFNVVFSQQPRLAAYLRERLQALAGARAALGLLRSPHS, from the coding sequence GTGTTTGCCCTAGACCGCTCCTCATCCACGGCCCTGGCCGACCAGATCGAGGCACGCCTGCGCGAGCTGATCGTCGAGGGCAGGCTGCCCACCGGCTCACGGCTGCCGTCGATACGCCAGCTGGCGGCGCAGCTGGCGGTCAGCCCCAATACCGTGGTGGCAGCCTATGACAGGCTGGTTGCGGCCGGCCTGATCGACTCGCGCGGCACGGCCGGCTTCTTTGTCTGCGAATCGCGCGGCGCCGCGCCCGATCCGGTGGCACTGGAGGCCGGCGAGGAGCAGGAGGGCATCTGGCTGGCCCAGCAGGCCAATGACCAGCGCGCCGGCATGCTGCTGGCCAGCAGTGGCGCCCTGCCCCCCGCCTGGCTGGAAGACGCCGTGCCCGCCGCGGCCGTGCAGCGCGGCCTCGCCCGCAGCACCGCCGGCATGGCCTCGCGCTGTCCGCCCCAGGGCCTGCCGGAGTTGCGCGAGCGCCTGGCGCTGATGTTGCGCGGGCTCGGCATCGCGGTCGATGCCGGCCGCATCCTCACCACCTATGGCGGGACGCACGCCATCGACCTGATCTGCCGCGCCTTTCTGCAACCTGGCGACACGGTGCTGGTCGAAGACCCCGGCTACTTCCTGATGTTCGACCGCCTGCGCCAGGACGGCCTGCGCATCATCCCGGTCAGGCGCCGTCCGGACGGGCTGGACCTGGACGGCCTGGAGGCCGCCTGCCGCGAGCACCGGCCGCGCCTGCTCTTCATCCAGCCGGTGCTGCACAACCCCACCGGCTGGAGCAGCAGCCCGGCCAATCTGCACAAGGTGCTGATGCTGGCCCACCAGTACGGTTTTCTGATCGCCGAAGACGATGTGCAGGGCCATTTCCACCCCGGCCATGCGACGCGGCTGGCCGCCCTCTCGGGGCTGGACCGGGTGATCTACTACTCCAGCTTCTGCAAGGCCTTGAGCCCGGCCCTGCGCATCGGCTATGTGGCCGCCGACCCGGCCCTGCTCAAGCCCTTGCTGCGCGCCAAGATCTACTCGGTGCTGACGACGCCGGCACTGAACGAATACGTGCTGCTGGAGGTGTTGATGGCCGGCCGCTGGCGCAAGCATCTAGAGCGGCTCAACGCCAAGCTGCTGGGCGCGCGCAACAGCAGCGCCCGGCAACTGACCGAGGCGGGCATCCGGCTCGATCATCCCGGCGAAGGCGGCCTCTTCCTCTGGGGCGAGGTGCCCGAGGGCGTGGAGCTGGACCTGCTGGTGCAGGACGCCTACCGCAACCAGATCCTGCTGGCCCGTGGCGCCACCTTTTCAGCGAGTAGCCAGGCCAGCACTCATCTGCGCTTCAACGTCGTGTTCAGCCAGCAGCCGCGGCTGGCCGCCTACTTGCGCGAGCGGCTGCAGGCGCTGGCCGGTGCTCGGGCAGCGCTCGGTCTGCTACGAAGCCCTCACTCGTAG
- a CDS encoding PEP-CTERM sorting domain-containing protein — translation MKLLNLVRGAVLAASVLGFGAPMAATVDLGTTTMGSVTGLFGFSTLSPGTLASEAGVVELPAGPMGIGGFKGYSRLYLSFDLSGVSEPVTGATLRLFNGAYTSQGPGPTFPFATLSHASELFNIYDVSTSYASLQSAFINACACFPPTPNVAGMAAFADLGTGNVYGGYTATLSNVGMNVDITLSAQAIADINAAAGGGFTVGIAFAGTEFKGFAGQFGAPLVQQTIDLVQDNTKQRLILTTTPVPEPASALLLLAGLGLLSLARRR, via the coding sequence ATGAAGCTCTTGAATCTGGTTCGCGGCGCGGTGTTGGCCGCTTCTGTCCTGGGGTTTGGGGCGCCGATGGCCGCCACGGTTGATCTGGGCACCACCACCATGGGCTCGGTCACCGGCCTGTTCGGCTTCAGCACGCTGTCGCCCGGCACCCTGGCCTCCGAGGCCGGTGTGGTCGAGTTGCCCGCCGGGCCTATGGGCATTGGCGGGTTCAAAGGCTACAGCCGCCTGTACCTGAGCTTCGACCTGAGCGGTGTGAGTGAACCGGTCACCGGCGCCACGCTGCGGCTGTTCAACGGCGCCTACACCTCCCAGGGTCCGGGGCCCACCTTCCCGTTCGCGACCTTGAGCCATGCCTCGGAGCTGTTCAATATCTACGACGTCAGCACCTCGTACGCGTCGCTGCAGTCGGCCTTCATCAATGCCTGTGCCTGCTTCCCGCCCACGCCCAATGTGGCCGGGATGGCGGCCTTTGCCGACCTGGGCACGGGCAACGTCTACGGTGGCTACACGGCCACCCTGTCGAATGTCGGCATGAATGTGGACATCACGCTGTCGGCCCAGGCGATCGCCGACATCAACGCCGCCGCCGGTGGGGGCTTCACCGTAGGTATTGCCTTCGCCGGTACCGAGTTCAAGGGCTTTGCTGGCCAGTTCGGCGCGCCGCTGGTGCAGCAGACCATTGACCTGGTGCAGGACAACACCAAGCAGCGCCTGATACTGACGACCACGCCGGTGCCGGAACCCGCCAGCGCCTTGCTGCTGTTGGCGGGCCTGGGGCTGCTCAGCCTGGCGCGTCGCCGCTGA